From the Nodularia sp. NIES-3585 genome, one window contains:
- a CDS encoding NACHT domain-containing NTPase, giving the protein MFKSKPSVAPSKTTGTGSGGLENVPIDDLVQQVRSRCCDKIQNLYSTIQLLNLQRVDVDQLYVDVYVLKTIPSVNPATISGLLKNSHLQKNDYRFAMGQRGDRNDGFTVANDHNRLMILGQTGAGKTTFLRHLAIACCQGEFKSEYIPILIELRYIKNASKFNLLNKIHEEFDLSDQEQTKQILKQGKVLIFLDGLDEVPSESRRDVKNKIDEFSRESQYYKNHFILTCRTQTTEYNLENFDYVEVAEFTPQQVKKFAENWFATLTPQQGEELTAKFLKKLKLRENKPIADLAVTPILLSLTCWIFGETEDLPTKRSQLYQRGIKLLLEEWDKHRDIQRNLGGERYRNLSPEDKEKLLNYVANCKFNQEQHILFEETEIQTYIAEYLKDISTNESLEVVKAIEAQHGLLIKRAQGFDSAGIYSFSHPTFQEYFTAQYIFENQQIEQLVKEHLTDTRWREVFLLTAELMGDNAVNLLSLMQEKTQKYINTPKLQELLNWADGITTGTGGDIKPVGKRAIAISVANAKGYAKGYAKGYAYAIANFNVIANANAYAKGYAYAIANVNAIANVNAIANVNVKVNDYAIAIAIAIANAIAIANAIAIAEAIEATRQFEKLQIFNYEDFTKLAAKLEELKSKIPNDEEPQEKLTECAEELRTTLLDAFNLTPEMIDFSEEELKRLDKTYFYANKLMIDCKKAAIGETSPDWWQEIETRMLKNV; this is encoded by the coding sequence ATGTTTAAATCAAAACCCTCAGTAGCCCCCTCGAAAACCACTGGTACAGGTTCGGGGGGGCTTGAGAATGTGCCGATTGATGATTTAGTTCAGCAAGTGCGATCGCGATGTTGTGATAAAATTCAAAACCTATACAGCACAATTCAATTATTGAATCTTCAGCGGGTTGATGTAGATCAGCTTTATGTAGATGTTTACGTATTAAAAACAATTCCTAGTGTGAATCCTGCAACAATTTCAGGACTACTTAAAAATTCGCATTTACAAAAAAATGACTACCGTTTTGCAATGGGGCAACGTGGAGATAGAAATGATGGATTTACAGTAGCTAATGACCACAACAGATTAATGATTTTGGGTCAAACCGGTGCAGGTAAAACTACATTTTTACGACACTTAGCTATTGCTTGTTGTCAGGGTGAGTTTAAATCTGAATACATCCCAATTTTGATTGAACTTAGATACATCAAAAATGCTAGTAAGTTCAATCTGCTAAACAAAATCCATGAAGAATTTGACTTGTCAGATCAAGAACAGACAAAGCAAATTCTCAAGCAAGGTAAAGTCTTGATTTTTCTTGATGGATTGGATGAAGTGCCTAGTGAGTCACGGCGAGATGTTAAAAATAAAATTGATGAATTTTCTCGCGAATCGCAGTATTACAAAAATCATTTTATCCTGACTTGCAGAACGCAAACAACAGAATACAACTTAGAAAATTTTGATTATGTTGAAGTTGCTGAGTTTACACCACAACAAGTTAAAAAATTTGCTGAGAATTGGTTTGCTACATTAACACCTCAGCAGGGTGAAGAACTTACAGCAAAATTTCTAAAAAAACTAAAATTACGGGAAAATAAGCCAATTGCTGATTTAGCTGTAACTCCCATCCTGTTGAGTTTGACTTGCTGGATTTTCGGTGAGACTGAAGATTTACCCACTAAGCGATCGCAATTATATCAAAGGGGAATAAAGCTGCTGTTAGAAGAATGGGATAAACACAGAGATATCCAGCGAAATTTAGGTGGTGAACGTTACCGTAATTTGTCGCCTGAAGATAAGGAGAAACTTCTGAATTATGTGGCTAATTGTAAGTTTAATCAAGAGCAGCATATTTTATTTGAGGAAACTGAAATTCAAACATATATTGCTGAATATCTCAAAGATATTTCAACTAATGAGAGTCTAGAAGTTGTAAAAGCTATAGAGGCGCAACACGGCTTATTAATTAAACGAGCGCAGGGTTTTGACTCGGCAGGTATTTACTCCTTCTCTCATCCGACATTTCAGGAATATTTTACGGCTCAATACATTTTTGAAAATCAGCAAATTGAGCAATTAGTAAAAGAACACCTCACAGATACTCGCTGGCGAGAAGTGTTTTTATTGACAGCAGAATTGATGGGTGATAATGCAGTAAATTTGTTGTCTTTAATGCAAGAAAAAACCCAAAAGTATATTAATACGCCTAAATTACAAGAATTATTAAACTGGGCAGATGGAATCACAACGGGAACAGGAGGAGATATTAAGCCTGTGGGTAAACGTGCAATTGCAATTTCCGTCGCCAACGCCAAAGGATACGCCAAAGGATACGCCAAAGGATACGCCTACGCCATCGCCAACTTCAACGTCATCGCCAACGCCAACGCCTACGCCAAAGGATACGCCTACGCCATCGCCAACGTCAACGCCATCGCCAACGTCAACGCCATCGCCAACGTCAACGTCAAAGTCAACGACTACGCCATCGCCATCGCCATCGCCATCGCCAACGCCATCGCCATCGCCAACGCCATCGCTATCGCGGAAGCTATTGAGGCTACGCGTCAATTTGAAAAATTACAAATATTTAATTATGAAGATTTTACTAAACTAGCTGCAAAACTAGAGGAACTGAAATCTAAAATTCCCAATGATGAAGAACCACAGGAAAAACTTACGGAATGTGCTGAAGAACTCCGAACAACCTTGCTAGATGCTTTCAACCTTACACCAGAAATGATTGATTTCTCTGAGGAAGAACTGAAAAGACT
- a CDS encoding transglutaminase domain-containing protein produces the protein MSFALPSLIASQMFGQRTIRPLTAATLCGLAFIKDTLIAIDSIKGHLLEIDPSSDNSKILNPHQVREFRDVAGLSVWADSLWVTRENSVYLSKFSSLGLEHFVTLPYPADGVAVWESTVYVSCQKLGCILIYDRNTRKEITRFSAPGVGVENLTVSLDTLWVCDRTEQTVYAMDRATGELQFSVLTPFECPTGIALHTNEDTGKETLFIAYASEEPYIRDNPNADSHELTYRDRTFIHPLHYHHEPDKQYALSNGYLIEMSYAEEIAPLDEVYLPDVEWRIALPSETERQKLKHIEPIGVPFTEEVIDGQRVAVFKFDALTPGERHIFGWKALLEVRGIKYRITPRDVENAPEISPEFQTRYLVDDDNLAMDTPIVRDAAIAAIGTETNLLRKMYNIRNYVYDELSYGIKPHIDTPDLVLERGIGSCGEYVGVLLALCRLNGIPCRTVGRYKCPPYSEHQGVPLQPDFNHVWLEFYIPGFGWLPMESNPDDVGNYGPYPTRFFMGLSWYHIEIGKGITFETLSSQGTRLTKDDIPLGDLAINHIRFTILKELPPFSD, from the coding sequence ATGAGTTTTGCACTTCCTAGTTTGATTGCTAGCCAAATGTTTGGTCAAAGAACGATTCGACCGTTAACAGCTGCCACTCTTTGTGGCCTTGCTTTCATCAAAGATACACTGATCGCGATTGATAGTATTAAAGGACATTTACTGGAAATTGATCCCAGTTCTGACAACAGCAAAATTCTCAATCCCCATCAAGTCAGGGAATTTCGCGATGTTGCAGGTCTATCTGTATGGGCAGATTCTCTCTGGGTAACGCGTGAAAACAGTGTTTATTTGTCCAAATTCTCGTCTTTGGGTCTAGAGCATTTTGTGACTTTGCCTTATCCAGCAGATGGCGTTGCTGTTTGGGAATCAACAGTTTACGTGAGTTGCCAAAAGCTGGGCTGTATTCTGATTTATGATCGCAATACGCGCAAAGAAATCACTAGGTTTTCTGCACCTGGGGTAGGCGTGGAAAATTTGACAGTCAGCCTTGACACCCTTTGGGTTTGCGATCGCACAGAGCAAACAGTCTATGCTATGGACAGAGCCACTGGAGAACTTCAATTCAGCGTGTTAACGCCGTTTGAATGTCCCACAGGTATAGCCCTACATACCAATGAAGATACAGGCAAAGAAACTCTATTTATCGCCTATGCTTCAGAAGAGCCTTATATCAGGGATAATCCCAATGCTGATAGTCATGAACTCACATACCGCGATCGCACATTTATCCACCCTCTACATTACCATCACGAACCAGATAAACAATACGCCTTATCTAATGGCTATCTGATTGAAATGTCCTATGCGGAGGAAATTGCTCCCTTAGACGAGGTGTATTTACCCGATGTCGAATGGCGCATTGCCCTCCCCTCAGAAACCGAACGCCAAAAGTTGAAACACATTGAACCTATTGGTGTCCCTTTTACAGAAGAAGTCATAGATGGGCAACGTGTAGCAGTATTTAAATTTGATGCCCTCACTCCCGGCGAAAGGCATATATTTGGCTGGAAAGCACTGTTAGAAGTTCGCGGAATTAAGTATCGCATCACCCCAAGAGATGTAGAAAATGCTCCCGAAATCTCACCAGAATTTCAAACTCGGTACTTAGTAGATGATGACAATTTGGCAATGGATACTCCCATTGTTCGCGATGCAGCCATTGCAGCCATTGGTACAGAAACCAATCTGCTGCGGAAAATGTACAATATCCGCAACTACGTTTACGATGAATTATCCTATGGCATTAAACCCCACATTGACACCCCTGATTTGGTCTTAGAAAGGGGTATTGGCTCCTGTGGCGAGTATGTAGGCGTTTTACTAGCTTTATGCCGTTTAAATGGCATTCCTTGCCGCACAGTGGGTAGATATAAATGTCCTCCCTATAGTGAACATCAAGGAGTGCCGTTACAACCAGACTTTAACCATGTTTGGTTAGAGTTTTACATCCCCGGTTTTGGTTGGTTACCAATGGAATCTAATCCTGATGATGTGGGTAACTATGGCCCTTACCCGACACGCTTTTTTATGGGGTTATCCTGGTATCACATTGAAATTGGCAAAGGCATAACCTTTGAAACCTTAAGCAGTCAAGGTACAAGGCTGACCAAAGATGACATCCCTCTAGGCGACTTGGCTATTAATCACATCCGCTTTACTATTCTTAAAGAATTACCGCCATTTAGTGATTAG
- a CDS encoding cation-translocating P-type ATPase produces MSANSLPVPEASPSGESTAVCHSWEIDKALDLLDSNADSGLTSQDVQQRREKYGDNELEENNGRSSWEILLDQFKNIMLLMLIGVAVISGFLDLMAWQAGEFKAGEVPFKDTIAIMAIVILNGILGYVQETRAEQALAALKKMTSPLVRVIRNGKLMEIAAKELVPGDVMLLEAGMQIAADGRLIEQSNLQVRESALTGEAEAVSKQANLILPEDTSLGDRINLVFQGTEVVQGRAKVLVTHTGMRTELGKIATMLQSVENEPTPLQQRMTQLGNVLVTGSLVLVAIVVVGGTIQARGFGNIRELLEVSLSMAVAVVPEGLPAVITVTLALGTQRMVRHNALIRKLPAVETLGSVTTICSDKTGTLTQNKMVVQSVYANNHVFRVTGEGYTPTGHFLLDSQAISVEDYPEIPALLVASAVCNDSVLQKEKGEWAILGDPTEGALVTVAGKAGIEKDQWNSKLPRVGEFPFDSERKRMSVICQVEEVATGEASLTGVDPVIASFIDSQPYLMFTKGSPELTLARCNQIHLGNNSAPLTEEQRQKILAENNQMASQGLRVLGFAYKPLLELPPEGSDEISEVNLVWVGLIGMLDAPRPEVRVAVQESRNAGIRPIMITGDHQLTARAIAIDLGIAQEGDRVLTGQELQHITDQELEQQVDLVSIYARVSPEHKLRIVQALQRRGRFVAMTGDGVNDAPALKQADIGIAMGITGTDVSKEASDMVLLDDNFATIVAATKEGRVVYTNIRRFIKYILGSNVGEVLTIASAPLLGLGGVPLTPLQILWMNLVTDGLPALALAVEPPEPDVMKRPPFSPRESIFARGLGSYIVRIGIVFAIVTIILMLWAFNHCKIPVEGLDPERWKTMVFTSLCLAQMGHAIAIRSNNKLTIEMNPFSNMFVLGAVVVTTILQLMLIYVPPLRAFFGTHWLPPAELAICCGFSALMFVWIELEKLFFRLIGRKSV; encoded by the coding sequence ATGTCTGCTAATTCTCTACCTGTTCCCGAAGCGTCTCCCTCAGGAGAAAGTACCGCCGTTTGCCATAGTTGGGAAATTGATAAAGCTTTAGACCTGTTGGATAGTAACGCAGACAGTGGCTTAACATCTCAAGACGTACAACAGAGGCGAGAAAAGTACGGTGACAACGAACTAGAAGAAAATAATGGTCGCAGTTCTTGGGAAATTCTGCTAGATCAGTTCAAGAACATTATGTTATTGATGCTGATTGGTGTAGCTGTGATTTCTGGGTTTTTAGACCTCATGGCTTGGCAAGCTGGAGAATTCAAGGCTGGGGAAGTACCATTCAAAGATACGATCGCGATTATGGCGATTGTAATTCTTAACGGCATACTTGGCTATGTCCAAGAAACTCGTGCTGAACAAGCTTTAGCCGCGTTGAAAAAAATGACTTCTCCCTTGGTGCGAGTCATCCGTAACGGCAAATTGATGGAGATAGCCGCCAAGGAACTTGTCCCAGGAGATGTGATGCTGCTGGAAGCGGGGATGCAGATAGCAGCAGATGGACGCTTGATTGAACAATCTAATTTACAAGTCCGGGAATCGGCACTCACAGGTGAAGCTGAGGCTGTGAGCAAGCAGGCTAATTTAATCTTACCCGAAGATACATCATTGGGCGATCGCATAAATTTAGTCTTTCAAGGTACAGAAGTCGTCCAAGGACGCGCCAAGGTGCTAGTCACTCACACGGGAATGCGAACGGAACTTGGTAAAATTGCTACCATGTTGCAGTCAGTGGAAAATGAGCCGACACCTTTACAGCAGCGCATGACTCAGCTAGGTAATGTCCTAGTTACAGGTTCCTTGGTTCTCGTAGCCATTGTAGTCGTCGGTGGGACTATTCAAGCCAGAGGTTTTGGCAACATCCGAGAACTTTTAGAAGTTTCCTTGAGTATGGCGGTAGCTGTAGTTCCAGAGGGTTTACCTGCTGTAATTACCGTAACTTTGGCATTAGGAACTCAGCGCATGGTTCGCCACAACGCCTTGATTCGCAAGCTACCAGCTGTGGAAACCTTGGGTTCTGTCACTACGATATGTTCTGATAAAACTGGCACCTTGACCCAAAATAAAATGGTGGTGCAGTCAGTTTATGCCAATAACCATGTGTTTCGGGTGACAGGAGAAGGTTATACACCTACCGGCCATTTTCTGTTAGATAGTCAAGCAATTTCTGTAGAAGATTATCCCGAAATCCCCGCTTTGTTGGTTGCATCTGCCGTTTGTAATGATTCGGTGCTGCAAAAAGAAAAAGGCGAATGGGCAATTTTAGGCGACCCCACCGAAGGCGCTTTGGTAACTGTGGCGGGAAAAGCTGGAATTGAAAAAGACCAATGGAATAGCAAATTACCCCGCGTGGGCGAGTTTCCCTTTGACTCAGAACGCAAACGGATGAGCGTAATTTGTCAAGTGGAGGAAGTAGCCACAGGTGAAGCATCGTTAACGGGAGTAGACCCTGTAATTGCTAGTTTTATCGATTCTCAACCTTATTTAATGTTTACCAAAGGTTCGCCAGAGTTGACTTTGGCGCGTTGTAATCAGATTCATTTGGGTAATAACTCCGCCCCATTGACCGAGGAACAACGCCAGAAAATTTTGGCGGAAAATAACCAGATGGCGAGTCAAGGTTTACGGGTGCTAGGTTTTGCTTACAAACCCCTGCTAGAACTACCGCCAGAAGGTTCGGATGAGATATCAGAGGTAAATTTGGTTTGGGTGGGCTTAATCGGGATGCTAGATGCCCCACGTCCAGAAGTGAGGGTAGCAGTACAAGAGTCTCGGAATGCCGGAATTCGCCCGATCATGATTACAGGCGACCACCAGCTAACTGCACGAGCGATCGCCATTGATTTGGGAATAGCCCAAGAAGGTGATAGAGTCCTCACAGGTCAAGAATTGCAGCATATAACTGACCAGGAATTAGAGCAACAAGTTGACTTAGTAAGTATCTACGCCAGAGTTTCCCCAGAACACAAACTGCGGATTGTGCAAGCGTTACAACGTCGAGGGAGATTTGTCGCCATGACCGGCGATGGTGTAAATGATGCCCCAGCCTTGAAACAAGCCGATATTGGCATTGCGATGGGTATTACTGGCACGGATGTGAGTAAAGAAGCCAGTGATATGGTATTGCTTGATGACAACTTTGCGACTATTGTCGCTGCAACGAAAGAAGGTAGAGTCGTTTACACTAATATTCGCCGCTTTATTAAATATATTCTTGGTAGTAACGTGGGCGAAGTTCTCACCATTGCCTCAGCACCACTTCTCGGACTTGGAGGCGTTCCCCTGACTCCTTTACAAATTCTCTGGATGAACTTGGTAACAGACGGTTTACCAGCGTTGGCTTTAGCGGTGGAACCCCCAGAACCAGATGTCATGAAGCGTCCGCCTTTCAGTCCCCGCGAAAGTATTTTTGCTAGGGGGTTAGGTTCCTACATCGTTCGCATAGGCATCGTTTTCGCCATTGTTACGATTATTTTAATGCTGTGGGCATTCAATCATTGCAAGATTCCAGTGGAAGGACTTGACCCCGAACGGTGGAAGACAATGGTGTTCACATCGTTATGTTTAGCACAGATGGGTCATGCGATCGCCATTCGTTCTAATAATAAACTGACGATAGAGATGAATCCTTTCTCTAATATGTTTGTCTTAGGGGCTGTCGTTGTCACCACGATTTTGCAGTTAATGCTAATTTACGTCCCACCCCTGCGCGCTTTCTTTGGAACTCATTGGCTACCTCCCGCAGAATTGGCTATTTGTTGTGGTTTCAGTGCTTTGATGTTTGTCTGGATTGAATTGGAAAAGCTTTTCTTCCGCTTGATAGGTAGAAAGAGTGTGTAA
- a CDS encoding phosphoglucomutase/phosphomannomutase family protein, which produces MSASSNSSKIKFGTDGWRGIIADDFTFPNVRKVTRAIASYLETAYSKDRPVLIAYDTRFLADQFAQTAAEVLADLGWTVKITDRDCPTPVIAYNARLLNSAGALMFTASHNPAPYCGIKYIPDYAGPATPEITDTIVANIESASDALPGSVPAGAISLFNPKPEYLKFIYTLLDVERIKSANLKVKYDALYSTSRGYLDEVLQHCGCQLESFNTTRDVLFGGGMPEPKGEQLVGLVEAVRADKADLGLATDGDADRFGIVDELGNFLTPNTVLLLLARHLIKNKGQSGAIVRTVATTHLLDNFAAKHGLPIYETAVGFKFIGEKMRETAVLIGGEESGGLSVIGHIPEKDGILADMLVAEAIAYEGKPLSQLVKEAIAEADGPLYNDRLDLHLTEAHKTAVIDSFTKNPPAEVAGIKVKEVGRKDGIKLYLEEGSWILLRPSGTEPLVRVYMETNSAEKLAKVAQEMQSAIGKLEKVAV; this is translated from the coding sequence ATGAGCGCTAGTAGCAATTCCAGCAAAATAAAATTTGGTACTGACGGTTGGAGAGGAATTATAGCCGATGATTTTACTTTTCCCAATGTGCGGAAAGTAACAAGAGCGATCGCAAGCTACCTGGAAACAGCCTATTCAAAAGATAGACCAGTTCTTATTGCCTACGATACTAGGTTTTTGGCTGACCAGTTCGCTCAAACAGCGGCTGAAGTCTTGGCAGACTTGGGTTGGACTGTAAAAATTACTGACCGGGACTGCCCTACTCCAGTAATTGCCTACAACGCCCGGCTGTTAAATTCCGCTGGGGCTTTGATGTTTACTGCCAGCCATAATCCAGCACCTTACTGTGGAATTAAATATATCCCCGATTATGCTGGACCTGCCACTCCAGAGATTACTGATACGATTGTGGCGAACATTGAAAGTGCATCGGATGCGCTGCCTGGAAGTGTTCCGGCTGGGGCAATTTCTCTGTTTAATCCCAAACCGGAATATCTCAAGTTTATCTACACCTTACTGGATGTAGAACGGATTAAGAGTGCGAATTTAAAGGTGAAGTATGATGCCCTTTATTCTACTTCTCGCGGTTATTTAGATGAAGTTTTGCAACACTGCGGCTGTCAGTTAGAAAGCTTTAACACGACTCGCGATGTGCTATTTGGCGGCGGAATGCCCGAACCCAAGGGTGAACAACTAGTTGGGTTAGTGGAGGCAGTACGTGCCGATAAAGCGGATTTGGGCTTGGCTACAGATGGCGATGCTGATCGCTTTGGTATCGTTGATGAATTAGGCAATTTTCTTACGCCCAATACTGTGCTGTTATTACTAGCACGTCATTTAATTAAAAACAAAGGTCAAAGCGGCGCGATAGTCCGGACTGTGGCGACAACTCACCTGTTGGATAATTTTGCAGCTAAACATGGTTTGCCGATTTATGAAACAGCCGTTGGGTTTAAATTCATCGGTGAGAAAATGCGGGAAACTGCCGTGCTGATTGGGGGTGAAGAATCAGGCGGTTTAAGTGTAATTGGGCATATTCCCGAAAAAGACGGGATTTTAGCCGATATGCTGGTGGCGGAAGCGATCGCCTATGAAGGTAAACCCCTGAGTCAGTTGGTGAAGGAAGCGATCGCCGAAGCTGATGGTCCACTTTACAATGACCGTCTGGACTTACACTTGACAGAAGCACACAAAACTGCTGTGATCGATTCCTTTACTAAAAATCCCCCTGCGGAGGTAGCCGGGATTAAAGTCAAAGAAGTCGGACGCAAAGACGGAATTAAGCTGTATTTGGAAGAAGGTAGCTGGATTTTGCTGCGTCCTTCTGGTACAGAACCGCTGGTACGCGTTTACATGGAAACCAATTCGGCTGAGAAACTAGCCAAGGTTGCTCAAGAAATGCAAAGTGCGATTGGTAAACTTGAAAAAGTAGCAGTTTAA
- a CDS encoding triacylglycerol lipase, giving the protein MNQLNKSDFDQTGLHQIKNCNKFNRRADIIFVHGLTGHAITTWHPEEKCDENCWPFWLGDENEFKNIGIWSFGYKANLIGRGMSIYQQANSLLNSLKNEVVNGIGTQQIIFITHSLGGLVIKEMLEIACTTIDPKSEIQKITNQVKGIVFLASPHQGSHLANIFNVLNLNILNSVIILQLRANNSDSSLTKLNASFAQKIQQLSINVRVFYETEAIKRTFGIIKVVNPDSAIIPGISIDKNEGVQANHINIAKPIRTGENKGDNVYNAVYKGVRTFIRECLNQNPQ; this is encoded by the coding sequence ATGAATCAGTTAAATAAATCAGATTTCGACCAAACTGGGCTACATCAAATTAAGAATTGCAATAAATTTAATCGCAGGGCTGACATAATTTTTGTACATGGTTTAACTGGCCATGCAATCACTACTTGGCATCCAGAGGAAAAGTGTGATGAGAACTGTTGGCCTTTTTGGCTGGGAGACGAGAACGAATTTAAGAATATTGGTATCTGGTCTTTTGGCTATAAAGCTAATCTCATAGGTAGGGGGATGTCAATCTATCAACAGGCTAATAGTTTACTAAATAGCTTAAAAAATGAAGTAGTTAATGGTATTGGTACACAGCAGATAATTTTTATAACTCATAGCTTAGGTGGTTTGGTTATTAAAGAAATGTTAGAGATTGCTTGTACAACAATAGATCCAAAGTCAGAGATTCAGAAAATTACTAACCAAGTAAAGGGAATAGTATTTTTGGCTAGTCCTCATCAAGGTTCCCATCTAGCAAATATATTTAATGTTTTAAATTTAAATATTTTAAACTCAGTTATTATCCTACAGCTTAGAGCTAATAATTCCGATTCATCTCTAACAAAACTCAATGCTTCATTTGCACAAAAAATTCAACAATTAAGTATAAATGTTAGAGTTTTTTATGAAACAGAAGCAATCAAGAGGACTTTTGGCATTATCAAAGTCGTAAACCCTGATAGTGCCATAATTCCCGGTATAAGTATAGATAAAAATGAGGGCGTTCAAGCTAATCATATTAACATTGCTAAACCTATAAGAACAGGAGAAAATAAAGGAGATAACGTTTATAACGCCGTTTATAAGGGTGTGAGAACATTTATTAGAGAATGTTTAAATCAAAACCCTCAGTAG
- a CDS encoding LapA family protein, translating into MKILIPIFISLVVAIWVVAIAIISVQNATPVSLKFLTFQTIQIPMGLVMAFSAGVGLIGMALLQPLWGLVGSGQSKSRFDDDAEFFVDDEDF; encoded by the coding sequence ATGAAAATTTTGATTCCTATTTTTATATCTCTAGTTGTGGCTATTTGGGTAGTAGCGATCGCTATTATCTCAGTTCAAAATGCCACTCCTGTATCTTTAAAATTTTTAACATTTCAAACGATTCAAATACCAATGGGTTTAGTAATGGCTTTCAGTGCTGGTGTGGGTTTAATTGGTATGGCTTTACTGCAACCTCTGTGGGGTCTTGTTGGTTCTGGACAGAGTAAGTCTCGATTTGATGACGATGCTGAGTTTTTTGTTGATGATGAGGATTTTTAG
- a CDS encoding PD-(D/E)XK nuclease family protein, producing MSLTNRPFASYHLWSLVAPATGQERWHCQMRRGFMKARQHEPQVKALLGQATAPQRVGILAQKGVYEFHHNRHLLHQSDGVDQVAQLLKLGNSTEQVQQRVRQILQKYHDAPLLLNKQIVQLTRGDEGFPKPIFVEQEDAHFRLYAAMDCVFRESERTLHILDFKTGKSAFDRRQALVYLLAARYLYPELQAVASFYNLERCKKSDLISLNNRELESLKLDLANIANKHQYDLQKYHEKSSNFSQIFPPNPGKHCRFCPFNSICEFSEKTSYSHPLPNLKTDGKY from the coding sequence ATGTCATTAACTAATCGACCTTTTGCCAGTTATCACCTTTGGTCTTTAGTCGCCCCAGCAACCGGACAAGAACGTTGGCATTGCCAGATGAGGAGGGGGTTTATGAAAGCGCGTCAACATGAACCGCAAGTTAAAGCGCTGTTAGGTCAAGCTACTGCACCCCAACGGGTTGGCATCCTCGCCCAAAAAGGCGTTTATGAATTCCATCATAATAGACATTTGTTACATCAATCAGACGGTGTAGATCAAGTTGCCCAGCTTCTAAAACTAGGCAACTCAACTGAACAAGTACAACAGCGCGTGCGGCAAATTCTGCAAAAATATCATGATGCCCCATTACTGTTAAATAAACAGATTGTCCAGTTAACACGGGGAGATGAAGGTTTTCCCAAACCCATTTTTGTGGAACAGGAAGATGCTCATTTCCGTTTATATGCAGCTATGGACTGTGTTTTTCGGGAATCTGAGCGGACTTTGCATATTTTAGACTTTAAAACTGGTAAATCTGCCTTTGACCGCCGACAGGCATTAGTTTATCTTCTCGCTGCGCGTTATCTTTACCCTGAACTACAAGCAGTAGCATCATTTTATAATTTGGAAAGGTGTAAAAAATCAGATTTAATTAGCCTGAACAATCGGGAATTAGAATCTTTAAAGTTAGATTTAGCAAATATTGCCAACAAGCATCAATACGATTTACAAAAATATCACGAGAAAAGCAGTAATTTCAGTCAAATTTTTCCGCCCAATCCAGGTAAACATTGCCGTTTTTGCCCCTTTAATTCTATATGTGAATTTTCCGAAAAGACATCTTATTCACATCCACTACCAAACTTAAAAACTGATGGTAAATATTAG